One segment of Spirochaetota bacterium DNA contains the following:
- a CDS encoding glycoside hydrolase family protein, giving the protein MMIPFSDRLGKAVKNGGFRLRDYWVWCGSAVRGDDDLYHLYASRIPKSLPFAVHWVPNSEIVHAVSRTPEGPYAFSDVSLPPRDRSFWDGRMTHNPHIHRVDGRYILFYTATTYRDDMPDAEHPAQQWSDIHREAMRGQYVGYAVSDSPYGPWARLDAPIAMPRPGMWDEYMITNPAAYFHPDGRVFVAYKSGRDPDTHGWPVILKYGMLAADGLGPEFTRFSDEPLFSFDDAGVRIEDAFMWYEDGVYQMLINDLTGKITGEDHAGVHAFSRDLKRWAIAPAPKAYSRTVSWDDGSVTTQGSLERPQLLIENGRPTHLILATADGPGHFSNAQDTWTTVIRLNDR; this is encoded by the coding sequence ATGATGATCCCCTTCAGTGATCGATTAGGAAAAGCCGTAAAGAACGGCGGGTTCAGGCTGCGCGATTATTGGGTGTGGTGCGGGAGCGCCGTTCGCGGTGATGACGATCTTTATCATCTGTATGCATCGCGTATACCGAAGTCGCTGCCGTTCGCCGTGCATTGGGTGCCCAATTCCGAGATCGTACATGCCGTTTCAAGAACGCCCGAGGGGCCGTATGCGTTCTCGGACGTGTCGCTTCCGCCGCGGGATCGTTCGTTCTGGGACGGGCGCATGACACATAATCCGCACATACACCGGGTGGACGGCAGATATATCCTGTTCTATACTGCAACGACATATCGCGACGACATGCCGGATGCAGAACACCCGGCACAGCAATGGAGCGATATTCACCGTGAGGCAATGCGCGGACAGTATGTCGGCTATGCGGTTTCCGATTCCCCGTACGGCCCGTGGGCGAGGCTCGATGCGCCGATAGCCATGCCGCGTCCGGGGATGTGGGATGAATACATGATCACGAACCCTGCCGCCTATTTCCATCCCGATGGGCGCGTTTTTGTCGCATACAAGTCCGGAAGGGATCCCGATACGCACGGCTGGCCGGTCATTCTCAAATACGGCATGCTTGCGGCGGACGGACTCGGTCCCGAATTCACCCGATTTTCGGACGAACCGCTTTTCTCTTTCGACGATGCCGGCGTTCGCATCGAAGATGCATTCATGTGGTATGAGGACGGCGTCTACCAGATGCTCATCAACGACCTCACGGGGAAGATCACCGGTGAAGATCATGCCGGGGTACACGCCTTTTCGCGGGACCTGAAGCGGTGGGCGATAGCGCCGGCGCCGAAGGCGTATTCCCGGACTGTATCATGGGATGACGGCAGCGTAACGACGCAGGGTTCGCTTGAGCGGCCGCAGCTCCTTATCGAGAACGGAAGGCCGACACATCTTATCCTTGCTACCGCGGACGGCCCAGGTCATTTTTCGAACGCACAGGATACATGGACGACCGTGATAAGGCTCAACGACCGTTAA
- a CDS encoding GerMN domain-containing protein: MDETYDRRCITMPHYERFKHRPRPRLSHGVHEHFPRGRTYFGRATGKGKGGVLLRNIVIIGAIVGVIYIAKNGGREIVGRFITKPAAERTETKIDPKAKKLEDALKNFLADVQTPPARELTVVTKVDDDDAGKEHITKREKPVREEKDDAVKTDRTAKAEVPEKKAVETKPRREVKTASRTAKGEAKPKERTAERTAESDTSVKKRTETVARAEAPVKAVKPSIYFIKYDEDKGNIELAPRKRPLGYKPTIKDAITALLDGPDNRERDGNIITCIPEKAYLIDAKQEGDTVFLDFNAEFEYNRLGYEGLRAQVNQIVFTATQFSGIKSVVFLINGKRRDSIGGEGFSIAKPFTRSGSALTVN; this comes from the coding sequence ATGGATGAAACCTACGACAGGAGATGCATCACTATGCCGCACTATGAACGATTCAAGCACCGCCCACGCCCTCGCCTCTCGCACGGCGTCCATGAGCATTTTCCCCGCGGGCGGACGTATTTCGGGCGCGCTACGGGCAAGGGAAAGGGCGGCGTACTCCTGCGTAACATCGTCATCATCGGCGCCATAGTCGGCGTGATATATATCGCAAAGAACGGCGGGCGCGAGATCGTGGGTAGATTCATCACGAAGCCCGCGGCAGAGAGGACCGAGACCAAGATCGACCCCAAGGCGAAAAAGCTCGAGGATGCGCTCAAGAATTTTCTGGCAGACGTGCAGACACCCCCGGCCCGTGAGCTTACCGTGGTCACCAAGGTCGACGACGATGACGCCGGTAAAGAGCATATCACGAAGCGTGAAAAGCCCGTGCGGGAAGAAAAGGACGATGCGGTAAAGACGGACAGAACGGCAAAAGCCGAAGTTCCCGAGAAAAAAGCCGTCGAGACAAAACCCCGCCGCGAGGTGAAGACGGCATCACGGACCGCAAAGGGTGAAGCGAAGCCGAAAGAACGAACGGCCGAACGGACCGCGGAAAGCGATACGTCGGTCAAAAAGAGGACTGAGACCGTTGCTCGTGCGGAAGCACCGGTAAAAGCAGTGAAGCCTTCCATATATTTCATAAAATATGACGAGGACAAAGGAAATATCGAATTGGCACCGCGCAAGCGGCCGCTCGGCTACAAGCCGACGATAAAGGATGCCATCACCGCGCTCCTTGACGGACCCGATAATCGCGAACGCGACGGGAATATCATCACCTGTATACCGGAAAAAGCGTATCTTATCGATGCGAAGCAGGAAGGGGATACCGTATTCCTCGATTTCAATGCCGAGTTCGAATACAATCGCCTGGGATATGAAGGCCTTCGCGCGCAGGTGAATCAGATAGTGTTCACCGCAACGCAATTCTCCGGGATAAAGAGCGTCGTCTTCCTTATCAATGGCAAACGGCGCGACAGCATCGGCGGCGAGGGATTCTCCATAGCAAAACCGTTCACCCGCTCCGGCAGCGCGCTTACGGTCAACTGA
- a CDS encoding sulfatase-like hydrolase/transferase — MNDTKPNIIAIMADDLGYGDIGVYGNPIVDTPHIDALARSGVRLDQHYSASPICAPARAAFLTGRYNHRVGAVDVSSNRGVDRIALCERTLGDVFSHAGYVTGMIGKWHNGLFDMRHHPNARGFREFLGFLNGGMGYYDWILDRNGSSIRSDGRYLTDVFSDEAVSFIHRHAAENFFLTVTYNAPHSPLEAPEMDAAVFEGTCAPAVAALYGMIRVMDRGIGRILSALDACGLSENTIVLFTSDNGPFMGNESYRGAPQSMLRYNGPFSGMKYDVLEGGIRVPAVLRWPGGGLSGGTVRNDMIHFCDWIPTLAACAGIRTDICRPLDGMDMLPYLQSGAYAPVKRFWQYNRYEPALNCNAAMRDGDWKLYWPRVSASDKKLEGDNHWYRRLFHEPHFLTDIDRAPIVREIPTPGTPKLFNIADDPAEAYDRAGAETERAGRMRRELENWFESVNRERRNDPDNWRGENTMAPMKTDVRFFSPLS; from the coding sequence ATGAACGATACGAAGCCGAATATCATAGCCATCATGGCCGATGATCTCGGCTACGGCGATATCGGGGTGTACGGCAACCCGATCGTTGATACGCCGCATATCGATGCGCTTGCGCGAAGCGGTGTTCGGCTCGATCAGCATTATTCCGCATCGCCGATATGCGCGCCTGCGCGTGCGGCATTCCTCACCGGGCGGTACAATCACCGCGTCGGCGCGGTCGATGTTTCGTCCAACCGCGGCGTGGACCGTATCGCGCTCTGCGAGCGGACGCTCGGGGATGTTTTTTCGCATGCGGGATATGTCACCGGCATGATCGGCAAATGGCATAATGGGCTCTTCGATATGCGCCATCACCCGAACGCACGGGGGTTCCGTGAATTCCTGGGATTCCTCAACGGCGGCATGGGCTATTACGACTGGATACTCGATCGCAACGGATCGAGCATTCGTTCCGACGGGCGGTATCTCACCGATGTCTTCTCCGACGAAGCGGTATCGTTCATCCATCGACACGCAGCGGAGAATTTTTTTCTGACGGTCACGTACAACGCCCCGCATTCGCCGCTCGAAGCGCCCGAAATGGATGCGGCGGTGTTCGAGGGAACATGCGCCCCCGCTGTCGCCGCCCTCTACGGGATGATACGCGTCATGGACCGCGGCATCGGGCGAATACTCTCGGCACTCGATGCATGCGGCCTTTCAGAAAACACCATCGTTCTCTTCACGAGCGACAACGGGCCGTTCATGGGAAACGAATCGTATCGCGGCGCACCGCAGAGCATGCTCCGTTATAATGGACCATTTTCCGGGATGAAATACGATGTGCTTGAAGGCGGCATACGTGTCCCGGCCGTACTACGCTGGCCCGGCGGCGGGCTATCCGGCGGTACGGTACGCAATGACATGATCCATTTTTGCGACTGGATCCCCACGCTCGCCGCATGCGCGGGTATCCGCACCGACATCTGCAGGCCCCTCGACGGCATGGACATGCTGCCGTATCTGCAAAGCGGAGCGTACGCCCCGGTAAAGCGATTCTGGCAGTACAACCGCTATGAACCCGCGCTCAACTGCAATGCCGCCATGCGCGACGGCGACTGGAAGCTCTACTGGCCGCGGGTGAGTGCGTCGGACAAAAAACTCGAAGGGGATAATCACTGGTATCGGCGGCTTTTTCATGAGCCTCATTTCCTCACCGATATCGACCGCGCGCCGATAGTGCGCGAGATACCGACACCAGGGACGCCGAAGCTTTTCAACATCGCCGATGACCCGGCGGAGGCATACGATAGAGCAGGCGCGGAGACGGAGCGCGCAGGGCGCATGAGACGTGAACTGGAAAACTGGTTCGAGTCGGTGAACCGCGAAAGGCGTAATGACCCTGACAACTGGCGCGGGGAGAACACCATGGCGCCGATGAAGACTGATGTCCGTTTTTTTTCTCCATTGTCCTGA
- a CDS encoding YkgJ family cysteine cluster protein, with translation MGYQFSFACKRCGQCCRDRGFVYFSRDDIRRAAKSLRIGEKDFMKGYLFRRGRQSFIKVGDDGCPLLTANGCRIQDGKPEQCATFPYWKDYVDEDGRLINFDRDCPGIAE, from the coding sequence ATGGGATATCAGTTCTCGTTCGCCTGCAAGCGCTGCGGACAATGCTGTCGCGACCGCGGCTTCGTCTATTTCTCCCGCGACGATATTCGCCGGGCGGCGAAGTCGCTTCGTATCGGGGAAAAGGACTTCATGAAAGGATATCTCTTCCGCCGAGGCAGACAGTCATTCATCAAAGTGGGCGACGATGGCTGCCCGCTCTTAACGGCGAACGGCTGCAGGATACAGGATGGGAAACCGGAACAATGCGCGACATTCCCGTACTGGAAAGATTACGTCGATGAGGACGGACGTCTTATCAATTTCGATCGCGATTGTCCGGGAATAGCGGAATAA
- a CDS encoding tetratricopeptide repeat protein yields MKNKTTPLLTVSIAALLLTLGGCATTEVFFTVKRPAQISMRGVKRMAMGNFTGNNAAHVNKLIARLESSMIDSKAFEGVIDRKHMADVLKEHNIQLTGMFNEKSVAQIGKFIAAAGIIYASIDDDGYTETLTEKMVVTAKTNIDKKNPKDKSTWVTNITVFSNMMHTRTGTYTLNITYQVVDIEKATLAAVRPMNIKRKFVKIGKDEVPEAIDKEEAFATTLAESCYSFVRMITPSYVNVRADFMRDNELPEVDLAVKNIRSDLMPEGIEMLKNMLGKGTKTEIQAKTYYNYGLALVFNGEYDYAMENIRKALSMNPDEQAYRNGMALVKSEKENSEKLKEQEQ; encoded by the coding sequence ATGAAAAATAAAACCACCCCCCTTCTCACCGTTTCTATCGCCGCCCTGCTCCTTACGCTCGGCGGCTGCGCCACGACCGAGGTCTTTTTCACCGTGAAAAGACCCGCCCAGATATCCATGCGCGGCGTCAAACGCATGGCCATGGGCAATTTCACCGGCAATAATGCGGCGCATGTGAACAAGCTCATCGCACGGCTGGAATCGTCGATGATAGACAGTAAGGCCTTTGAGGGCGTCATCGACAGGAAGCATATGGCTGATGTGCTGAAAGAGCATAATATTCAGCTTACCGGCATGTTCAATGAGAAGTCCGTGGCCCAGATAGGGAAATTCATTGCCGCCGCCGGCATCATCTACGCGAGCATCGACGATGACGGATACACGGAAACGCTCACTGAGAAAATGGTGGTGACCGCGAAAACGAACATCGACAAGAAGAACCCGAAAGACAAGTCAACGTGGGTCACGAATATAACCGTATTTTCGAATATGATGCATACGCGTACCGGCACCTACACGCTCAACATCACGTATCAGGTCGTTGATATCGAAAAGGCCACGCTTGCTGCGGTACGGCCGATGAACATCAAGCGCAAATTCGTGAAGATCGGAAAAGATGAGGTCCCCGAAGCCATCGATAAGGAAGAGGCGTTCGCTACAACGCTCGCCGAATCCTGCTATTCGTTCGTTCGTATGATAACACCGTCCTACGTGAACGTCCGCGCGGATTTCATGCGGGATAATGAATTGCCGGAAGTGGACCTTGCCGTGAAGAACATCAGAAGCGACCTCATGCCCGAGGGCATCGAGATGCTCAAGAACATGCTCGGCAAAGGGACAAAAACCGAGATACAGGCGAAGACATATTACAACTACGGCCTTGCGCTGGTGTTCAACGGCGAGTACGATTACGCCATGGAGAACATCAGAAAGGCGCTCTCCATGAACCCGGACGAGCAGGCATACCGCAACGGCATGGCGCTCGTTAAGAGCGAAAAAGAGAACTCGGAAAAGCTTAAAGAGCAGGAGCAGTAG
- a CDS encoding sulfatase-like hydrolase/transferase: MDRRTFIQRSMLAAGGLSLYSGLAAQGALHDERRTDHSGKRPNILLILADDLGYGDISCFRGGSPWISVVPGPNDITISTPCIDRLAGEGVSFTDFHSNDAVCSPTRASLLTGKYNQRTGVCNVLGQLGNAMVKVAKPGEIPFTGLRPEEMTVAEILKDNGYRTGCFGKWHLGPMETHHPLLNGFDEFVGVEGSAGDNFSMEQKGKSYFYRGRTTAKAPGGWFTDVLADEAVRFMQKNDDAPFFAYVPFTAPHLPYVGPNDKAIADAWDEKGDSPRSDLYRAYKDVVEGMDKAVGRIIDALKRSDLFENTLILFSSDNGPVDHGSPGGFSGRKTNLFEAGTRVPTIACWQGKIKAGTVCREPAMSMDLFSTICGAANIMVPAQVLADGVDLCPVLTQSKGMERRLLFWERPAGVSMKNFHIRRAAVRDGRWKLLQDRSGTPFRLFDLSADPREEHDLASSMPEKVTQLRSAFEEWKKRVYADAPWDYDEYLDRFEKAGILVREKH, translated from the coding sequence ATGGACCGAAGAACATTCATACAACGATCGATGCTCGCTGCCGGGGGCCTCTCCTTGTACAGCGGACTGGCCGCTCAAGGGGCATTGCATGACGAACGCAGGACCGATCACAGCGGGAAGCGTCCGAATATATTGCTCATACTGGCCGACGACCTCGGGTACGGGGATATAAGCTGCTTTCGCGGCGGCTCCCCCTGGATATCCGTTGTCCCGGGCCCGAACGATATAACGATATCCACACCCTGCATCGATCGATTGGCGGGCGAAGGTGTCTCATTCACGGATTTTCACAGCAATGATGCCGTGTGCAGTCCGACACGAGCATCGCTCTTAACGGGGAAATATAATCAGCGCACCGGCGTGTGTAATGTCCTCGGGCAGTTGGGCAACGCCATGGTCAAAGTGGCCAAACCCGGTGAAATACCGTTCACGGGTCTTCGCCCGGAGGAAATGACCGTCGCCGAGATACTCAAGGACAACGGATATCGCACCGGCTGCTTCGGCAAATGGCATCTTGGTCCTATGGAAACGCATCACCCCTTGCTGAACGGTTTCGATGAATTCGTCGGGGTCGAAGGGAGCGCCGGCGACAATTTCTCCATGGAACAGAAAGGAAAATCGTATTTTTACCGCGGGCGAACGACGGCGAAAGCGCCGGGCGGCTGGTTCACCGATGTGCTCGCCGATGAGGCTGTCCGTTTCATGCAGAAGAACGACGACGCGCCGTTCTTCGCCTATGTTCCGTTCACCGCGCCGCATCTGCCCTATGTCGGGCCGAACGACAAGGCGATAGCGGATGCATGGGACGAGAAGGGTGACTCCCCGCGAAGCGATCTATACCGGGCATATAAGGATGTTGTCGAGGGTATGGATAAGGCCGTCGGCAGGATCATCGATGCGTTGAAAAGATCTGACCTGTTCGAGAATACGCTCATTCTCTTCTCATCGGACAACGGCCCTGTTGACCACGGCAGCCCCGGCGGTTTTTCAGGCAGAAAAACGAATCTGTTCGAAGCGGGAACGCGCGTTCCGACGATCGCATGCTGGCAGGGAAAGATCAAAGCCGGGACGGTGTGCCGCGAACCCGCAATGAGCATGGACCTTTTTTCTACGATCTGCGGTGCGGCGAACATTATGGTACCCGCGCAGGTGCTTGCAGATGGCGTGGACCTGTGTCCCGTGCTCACGCAGTCAAAGGGAATGGAGCGTCGGCTGCTTTTCTGGGAAAGACCAGCCGGGGTATCGATGAAGAATTTCCATATTCGCCGGGCGGCAGTACGCGACGGCCGCTGGAAACTGCTTCAGGACAGATCGGGGACGCCGTTCCGTCTGTTCGACCTGAGTGCCGATCCGCGAGAGGAGCATGATCTGGCCTCTTCCATGCCGGAAAAAGTGACCCAGTTACGATCGGCATTCGAAGAATGGAAAAAACGGGTGTACGCGGATGCCCCCTGGGATTACGATGAGTATCTTGACCGTTTCGAGAAAGCGGGGATACTGGTGAGGGAAAAGCATTAA